One region of Culex pipiens pallens isolate TS chromosome 2, TS_CPP_V2, whole genome shotgun sequence genomic DNA includes:
- the LOC120422568 gene encoding thymic stromal cotransporter homolog — protein sequence MTEQDHELQDLGWFRKLRSYVTIEPVIVFYIFGVVSSTGLKVFEYEKACATKLDVDLAVCEFFPQLEDNNLCDDVATEEMTNSSSAQMLSAIANFTTDSDQHFSKTVCSAKEKSINEVAFLNSYRSIITGLVQAVVLLFAGSWSDRVGLRKPCILIPIAADIANFCVLILCATFMREISLEVTGILPNLLTSLSGGTPLVVTGMYSYLTVCTSEKNRTFRFACAAVVIATIPIGANFFSGFLFKSLGFVKLCLLCIVTDSIGLMYGFFILKEPTEISDNSAVQEKESRSNQNGGTLNESWRKLFDFTLVIDCIQVLTRKRNFNLRLIVILTVVVYFINYGSLGDAESAAILAYLRFNWITNLGTWISYDLATTLLGTLLAMGVLSKRFGVSDFLICVFSVCFTLVGKPIMAYAVSAVKPHLYYVATSIDVFEGSKTVAIRSIVSKLVEQHEIGKMLAIIGIVDSMQVVIYPTLYSTVYLKTQDFFLGSVFLLSEAFLLVSLGFYITLYFLVKKSNRRKTAEITKQNAMEGIDNPAMEITSL from the exons ATGACGGAACAGGACCACGAGCTCCAGGATTTGGGGTGGTTTAGGAAGTTAAGGTCTTACGTAACAATCGAACCGGTTATagtgttttatatttttggagTCGTTTCGTCTACCGGACTCAAAGTATTCGAGTATGAGAAA GCATGTGCAACGAAGCTGGACGTAGATCTCGCAGTTTGTGAGTTCTTCCCACAACTAGAAGACAACAATTTGTGTGATGATGTAGCCACCGAAGAAATGACCAACTCGTCTTCAGCGCAAATGTTGTCCGCGATCGCGAACTTTACTACCGATTCAGACCAGCATTTCAGTAAAACGGTTTGTTCGGCGAAAGAAAAGTCTATCAACGAGGTGGCGTTTCTCAACTCGTACCGCAGTATCATCA CTGGGCTGGTTCAAGCGGTGGTGCTGCTTTTTGCGGGCAGCTGGAGTGATCGAGTAGGGCTACGAAAGCCATGCATATTGATTCCGATTGCGGCGGATATTGCCAATTTCTGTG TTCTCATCCTTTGCGCCACCTTCATGCGCGAGATATCGTTGGAAGTAACGGGAATTCTGCCAAATCTTCTCACCTCGCTCAGCGGAGGCACCCCCCTCGTGGTCACCGGCATGTACAGCTACCTCACAGTTTGCACCTCGGAAAAGAATCGTACCTTCCGGTTCGCTTGCGCTGCCGTCGTCATCGCCACCATCCCGATTGGGGCCAACTTTTTCAGCGGTTTCCTGTTCAAATCGTTGGGATTTGTGA agcTTTGCTTGCTATGCATCGTGACGGATTCAATTGGACTCATGTACGGATTTTTTATCCTGAAGGAACCCACTGAAATTTCGGACAACTCTGCAGTTCAAGAGAAAGAGTCACGCTCGAATCAAAATGGAGGCACACTGAACGAATCTTGGCGCAAACTGTTCGATTTCACCCTGGTCATCGATTGCATTCAAGTGTTGACGAGAAAGCGCAACTTCAACCTGCGACTCATCGTGATACTGACCGTCGTGGTGTATTTCATCAACTATGGATCGCTGGGGGACGCGGAATCGGCGGCGATCCTGGCCTATCTCCGCTTCAACTGGATCACCAACCTTGGCACGTGGATCTCGTACGATCTGGCAACGACGCTGCTGGGAACACTGCTGGCCATGGGAGTGCTGAGCAAACGGTTCGGAGTGTCCGATTTTCTCATCTGTGTGTTCTCGGTGTGCTTCACGCTGGTTGGGAAGCCAATTATG GCATACGCTGTCAGCGCAGTAAAACCTCACCTGTACTATGTGGCCACATCGATTGATGTGTTTGAGGGTAGTAAAACGGTGGCCATTCGAAGTATAGTTTCCAAACTGGTGGAGCAGCATGAAATTG GCAAAATGCTCGCCATCATTGGGATTGTCGACTCAATGCAGGTGGTAATTTATCCCACCTTGTACAGCACAGTGTACCTGAAAACGCAAGACTTTTTCCTCGGGTCAGTGTTTCTGCTGAGTGAGGCATTTCTCCTAGTGTCGTTGGGTTTCTACAT tACGTTATACTTTTTGGTTAAAAAATCCAACAGGAGGAAAACAGCTGAAATAACGAAACAGAATGCAATGGAGGGCATTGATAATCCTGCCATGGAAATAACATCGCTGTGA